Sequence from the Acidimicrobiales bacterium genome:
CCAGCCGTGCCAGGCCACAGACGGCCGATCGACCGAAGGACGCTCCGAGCTCGAAGAAGCTGTCCTCGTCGACCACCGAGTCGATGATCGACCGCATCCGGTAGACCTGCCGGCGGTCCCGGGGCACCAAGTCCGCCAGGTCGGCATCGGTGCGGTTCGGATCATCCGTGCACGGTCCCCGCTCTGCCAGCTCGTACACCGATGACGGCAGGTAGGACAGGAACCTCCGGGCCCGCCCGAAGGCCTCCTCCTCGCTTCCGACCTCGTCGTCGATGCTGCCGTTCCGGGTGTGGATCCGGCTTCCCCCGAGGTCTTCCTTGTCGACCTGCTCGCCACCCATGCGGTTGACCACCACCGGTCCGGCGGCGAAAAGGTGCGACATGCCCTTCACCATCAGCGAGTAGTGGCTGGTCACGGCACGGGCAGCTCCAAGGCCGGCCACGGACCCGAGGCAGAGTGCCACGGTCGGCACCACGGCCAGGTTGGCCACCACGTGTTCCCAACCGGGGTTCATCGGGACGTAGGTGCGGGCACCGCGCCCGTAGCCGCCGTCACCGCTGGAGACCTTCTTGGAGGGGTCGGTGTCCAGCGTCCTGACCGACCCGCCTCCGCCGGTGCCATCGATGAGGCGGATGATCGGCAGCCGTAGCTCGCCGGCCATCTGCTCGGCCGCGATCTGCTTGCCGACAATCGCCGCGTCGGCCGCCCCGCCCCGGACGGTGAAGTCGTCGGCGGCCACCACGACGGTCCGCCCGTCGATCAGACCCCGTCCGAACACGAAGTTGGCGGCCCGAAGGTCGACCAGATCACCGTTCTCGTCGTAGGTGGGGCTGCCTGCGATCTTGCCAATCTCGTGGAACGACCCGTCGTCGAGCAGGGCCCCGATCCGCTGTCGCACGTCGAGCTTGCCCCGCTCGTGCTGCCGGGCGACCTTGTCGGCACCACCCATCTGCTCGGCCATCGCCTCGCGCTGGCGCAGCTCACCGAGTTCCGGTTCCCACTCCCCCATGGTCCGTCGCTCCTCCCAGTGGATGCCGGTCTCGGTGAATGCAGGCGCTAGGCGGGCCGGAGCTCGGTCAGCGCCCGGACATTGTCCCGCAACACCAGCCGGCGATCCTCGTCGGAAAGGTCTTCCACCTCCGACAAGAAGTCCAGAGGGGCGGGCAGCCCTTCGATGTGCGGCCAGTCCGATCCGAAGATCACGTGATCGGCGCCCATGAGGTCCACGATCTCGTACACGTCGTCCTCCCAGAAGGGGTTCATCCAGACGTGCTCCCGGAAGAGCGCCACAGGGTCCTCGTCGTACCAGTGGGGGGACTTGTCAGCCTGCTGTCGCAACTTGCGGAACATGGGCGCCAGGTAGTCCGAGCCGTTCTCCACGCTGGCGACCCGCAGGTTCGGGAAACGCGTGTACATCTTCTCCATCGACATGGTGATCAGCCAGTCGTGGGCGGCCCGCTCGATGCTGAAGGCCTTGATCGAGGGCCGGGACACCCTCGTCACCTTCGCCATCTGCGACGAGAACCCGTCGTCGGCGTAACCCTGTGTGCTGTAGCCGCTGTCGCCGGCATGGATCACGACCGTGATGCCCGCATCGTTGACCAGGGTCCAGAACGGGTCGAACGTCCAGTCGGCGGGCGAGCGTGGCCCGGCGGCGGTCTGCACGGCGGCCGGCCGCATGACGACGGTTCTGGCGCCGTTGTCCAGGCACCATTCGAGTTCCCGGACGGCGAGGTCGGGGTCGGCCAGCGAAAGGTACGGAGCGGCGAAGATCGTGTTCTCGTGGGCGAAGCCCCAGTCCTCCTGGAGCCACCGGTTGAAGCCGACCATGAGGGCGCCCACCGCCTCGGTGTCCTCCTTCAGGAGTTCCTCGTAGAGCACGCCGAGCGTGGGAAACAGCCACACCGCCTCGAGGCCCTGCGCCTCGACCGTCCGCAGCCGCGCCTCACGGTCGATGTACTCGGCGGGCAGCGGCTCCCGGTCGCGGAGGAGCTCGAGTGGGCTCTTGCCATCGGGGTTGCCACGGAAGTACTGGTAGAGCGCCCCGGGCTTGGCGATCGGATCCCAGGTCGGGTTGACCACGGCGTGGCTGACCCTGCCGCCGACGACGTGGTACCTCCGCCCGTCCATCTCGCACCACTGGACGACCCTGGGCTGCATCTCAGCGGGCACGTGGCGGGTGAAGGCGTCGACACCCTCGTAGTAGTGGTTGTCGCAGTCGAAGGGCCGGTAGCCCAGGTCGTCGGTCATCGGTAGCTCCCCGTAATGATCCGACGCAACCACCCGAGCGGTTCGCTGCCGGCCGGGCACGACAGTACCGACCATCAGGGACCGGGGCCGAACGGGGCGCAGCACTAGGGTTCGTGCCGTGGCCGACCCATCAGCCGACGAGAGCGCCTACGAGGCCGCCTACGAGACGCTCCACGTCACGGTCGCCGACCACGTGGCCACGGTCGTCCTGAACCGGCCGGAGGCGGCCAACGCCTTCACGGCCGCCATGCAACGGGAGTTCCGGGACCTCTGGGCCACGCTCAGGTCCGATGACACCGTCCGTGTGGTGGTGCTCACCGGAAGCGGCGATCGGGCGTTCTGCACCGGCATCGACCGTGACGAGCCGTTCACCGCCATGGAGGACTCCCCGGCGCTGTACGGCACATCCAACAACTTCATGTACGACGACCCCGGCGACTGGTTGGGGCCCAAGTCCAACGACCTCTGGAAGCCGGTCATCGGTGCGGTCAATGGCATGGCCTGCGGAGGCGCCTTCTACCTCCTCGGCGAGTGTGACGTGCTGATTGCCGCCGAGCACGCCACGTTCTTCGATCCGCACGTCAGCTACGGCATGCCGGCCATCTACGAGCCAATGAAGATGCTCCCCCGCATGCCGTTCGGCGAGGTAATGCGCATGTCGCTGACCGGCAGCGCCGAGCGCATCTCGGCCGAGACCGCCCTGCGCATGGGCCTCGTCACGGAGGTGGTCCCGGCCGCCGAGTTGGCCGGAGCCGCTGCCCGCCTGGCCGCCTCCATCGCGGCCAACCCGCCGTGGGCCGTGCAGGGCACGCTCCGGGCCATCTGGGCCGCCCAGGACCTCGGACGCCTCGGTGGCCGCTCGGTCGCCACCGCCCTGCTCAGCACCGCAACCGACAAGGACGCACTGCGCTCAGGTGCCGAGGAGTTCACCTCAGGCAACCGGGTGGATCCTCGGATCCGCTGATACCGACAGGGTCGTTCCCGGGGCCGCCGACACCGGGCCGCGGGCCCTGGTGCGCAGACCCGGGTTCGGCTCGAGGGCGACCCCGGCCCTCAGAACCTCGGCAGCCCGTCGGCCAGGAGCGGCCGCAGCCTGGGCCCCCAGAGGTGGGCGAGCGACTCGCCGTCGTAGTCGGCCTCGTACGCCGCCTCGATGAGGACCACCCGGTAGGCCTGCACGGCCAGCACGATGTCGCAGTCGTTCAGGAACTCGTCGAGTGGATGGTCGGTCACCCCGGCGGCGACAAGGCCGTCGTGGTACTCGCGGCACAACCGCAGGAACGTGGCCCGGGCGCCGGGCCCGGGCGGGATGGTCTCCGAGAGCAGGTAGGCGACGTCGCCGGCGGGCCGTCCGGATCCGGACACGCCGAAGTCGACCATCACCAGCCCGGTGTCGGTGAACAGCATGTTGTCGGTCCGACAGTCCCCGTGGCGGATCGAGAGCGGCTCGTTCAGGTGGTCGACCAGGCCGACTATGTGGTCGCCGAACCAGTCGGCGTGCCGCATGAACCCGTCGGTGAACACCTCGGGTTCCCGTTCCACCACCTCGTCCCGCCAGGCCCGGTAGAGGCCGTGCATGACGTTGGGCATCTGGGTGACCATCGACCACTCGACTATCGAGTCGTCGGCCAGCCCGGGGTAGCGCCAGTAGTGGGCGTGCATGCGGCCCAGGGCGCGGAGGATGGCGGAGAGGTCCTCGGCCGGCGGGAGGTCCTGGGCCGTGGTGATCCGTGCATCGGGGATGTACTCCAGGACCAGCGCGTAGCGCCGCCTTGTGGCCCGGATGAGCTTGCGTGCATGGCGGCCGATGAACTTCACGACCGGGCGTGGTAGGCCGTCGACGAACCGTTCCCGGCGGCGGCGGGCCGCCAACGACGGCCCGGGGTCACGGGTCGCGTGGATGAGGCGCGGGACCCGCACGGGGAAGTCGGCCGAGAGGCGTTCGTAGAAGTCGAACTCCCGGTCGTAGCCGCCCTCGGCCTCCGCCAGGCCCCGGTTGCCCACGTTGTCGGTGGGGAACTTGACCAGCACCACGTCGGGTGCATCGAGTTCGTCGGAGTTCCAGTCCAGCGACACGCGGATCGTCTGGCCCTGGAAGCCGACACCCGAACCCGGGCTCCCGGTTCGGAAGTCGACCACCTCGGCCTCGCCGGCCAGGCCGGAGGAGTGGACCGCAAGGGTCAACCAGGCCGCGTCGATCTCCTCGACCGACTGGGGAATCTGGATCGGCAGCCGCCTGGGCATCGGCCGGACCCTAGGTCACGGCCCGACCTGCCGACCTGCCGACGATATGTCAGGCCAGCGTGATCCGCCCGGACCCGGTCGTGGCCAGGCCGATCACGGCCGACTCGTGCCCGGTCGACGCCAGGGCGGCCAGCGCGGCGTCGACCCCGGTCGGATCCACGCCGAACACGAGGCCACCGGACGTCTGGGCATCGGCCAGGAGCATTACCTCGGCCTCGTCGAATCCGCCGCGGTCCAGGCGCTCGTCGGCCCATGCCAGGTTGCGCCGGCTTCCCCCCGGTATGGCCCCGGCGTCGGCCAGCTCCCGCGTCCCGGGAAGCAGTGGCACGGCGGCAACGTCGATCGTGACGTCGACCCCCGATTCGTGGGCCGCCCGGCCCAGGTGCCCCAGGAGGCCGAAGCCGGTCACGTCGGTCGCCCCGCTGGACCCCGCCTCGACGGCGATCCGTGCCGCCTCCTCATTGAGTCGGGTCATGGAGGCCAGGGCAGCGCCGACCACCTGGTCGGACGCACTGCCCTGCTTGATGGCCGTGGTGATTATCCCCACGCCCAGTGGCTTGGTGAGGAGCAGCACGTCGCCGGGCCGGAAGCCGGTGTTGGTGAGCATCCGATCGGGATGGACCTCGCCGACCACGGCCAGGCCGAACTTTGGCTCCGGGTCGTCGACGGTGTGGCCTCCGGCGATCACGAAGCCTCCCTCGGATGCGATCTCCTCGGCGCCGAGGAGCACCTCGACCAGGAGGTCGTTAGACAGCTCGGCGGCGTTCCACCCCACCAGATTGAGCGCCAGCAGGGGTCGGCCGCCCATGGCGTAGACGTCGGACACGGCGTTGGCCGCAGCCACGCGTCCCCACGAGCGGGCGTCATCGACGACCGGGGTGATGAAGTCGGCGGTCACCACCAGGGCGCGCTCGTCGTCGAGGCGCCACACGGCGGCGTCGTCGCCGGTGGACGCCCCGACCAGGAGGTCGGGATCGGTCACGGGTGCCAGGCGGCGCACGACGTGCGCCAGCTCGCCCGGGGCGAGCTTGCAGCCTCAACCGGCGCCGTGGCTGAACTGGGTCAGTCGGCGGGTCTCCGCCATGTCGTCACCCCCTCTCCCGTGGACGGGCTCCCATCACCGGTCCCGATCGGGACACAGCCGTCTTCGGCAAGAGTAGGCGGCGGCTCAGGTGCCGCCGATGACACCACGCTCCCGGAGCTCGGTCAGGCGTCCGTCGCTCAGGCCCAGTTCGGCGGCCAGTACCTCGTCGGTGTGCTCGCCCAGCCAGGGAACCCGGGCATCGGCGGCCTCGGGGACCTCCGACAACTTGACCGGGTTTCCCGGTACTAGCACGGGCTGGCCGGTGGCGCTGGGCAGGGTCTCAATCAACATGTTCCGGACCCTCAGGTGGGGATCGGCGACCACCTGGGCGCTGGTCCGCGAGGGGCCACAGGCGATGCCGGCACCCGACAGCGTCCCCACCACCTCGACCAGCGTGCGGCCGGTCGACCACGACTCGATGGCCGGTCGCAGGAGGTCGTCGAGATGGTCCTGCCAACCGGCACGGGTGGCGAGCCGCTCGTCGTCGAGCAGGTCCGGTCGACCGATCTCGGCCATCAGGACCTCGAAGTGGTGCTCCCTGACGCACTGCAGCACGAAGTGGCCGTCGGCCGCCTCGAAGGTCTCGACGATGCCCACCCCACTCCCCCATTCCCGCTCGATTCCCATCGATTGGAAGTTGGCGACGATGTCGGTCATGGCGACCGTGGAGTCCAGCATGGCGACGTCGATGTGCTGGCCGGTTCCGGTCAGGTCCCGGTGGCGCAGGGCTGCCAGGATCCCCACGGCGCCGAACAACGCCGAGCTGATGTCCCCCAGGGCTCCGACCGGGTTGGCGGCAGGGGGTCGGCCCGGGGCGCGCTTGTACTCGTAGATGCCCGACATGCCCTCGACCACCGCCGCATAGGCGCCCATTTCCCGGTAGGGGGAGCGTGGGTCCTGGCCGAAGCCGGACACCGAGAGGTAGACGACCGCCGGATGGACGGCACGGACGGCCTCGTAGCCGATGCCCAGACGGTCGGCGGTGCCCGCCCGGAAGTTCTCACCGACCACGTCGAAGCTGGGCGCCATCCTGAGGAACAGCTCGATGCCCTCCGGGTGCTTCAGGTCTATGGCCACGCTGCGCTTGTTCAGGTTGTTCCGCAGGAACGTCGCACCCATCTGGCGCCCGTCGGGGTCGGTCACGAAGGGTTGGGACCCACGGCCGCTGTCGCCGGTCACCGGGTGTTCGACCTTCACCACCTCGGCCCCGAGGCGGGCCAGGAGCTGGGTGGCGAACGGGAGGGCCGCCATCTGCTCGGCGGCCAGGATCCGTACGCCATCCAACGGCCGGAGGATCTCATCATTCGGGGCATCATTCGGCCCGTCGTTCTGAGTAGTCATCGTGAGCCAGTCTGCCCTATCCGGTGATAGATCTGACGATCCGTCAGAAGACAAGCCGATCCGTCAGAAACCCTGGCACACCATCGTCAGAAGCCCGCCGTCACAGGCCGGTCGGCCGGTTCACGAATCGCCCGACCTCCGGCGAGAAGAACCAGCCACCACCGGCCAGCGTTCCCCCGTCCACCGGCAAGTTGTGGCCGGTGACGAAGGACGACATGTCGCTGGCCAAGAACAGGGCCACCCGTGCCTGGTCCTCGGGCCAACCCAGCCGACCCACCGGTGCCCACGCCTCCCAGAGGTGGTCGTGCCCATCGCCGTCGGACAGGTAGTCGACCTGGGGGGTCTGGGTCAGGTCGGGCCCTATGCCGTTTACCCGAATCCCCTTTCGGCCGTAGCCGGCGGCCAGCGACGTCGTGAAGTGGGCCGCTGCCGCCTTCATGGCCGCGTAGACCGGTTCACCGGGAAAGCCGCGCATTCCCTCCACCGAGTGCACGTTGACGATCGAGCCGCCTCCACCGTCGACCATCGGCTCCAGGAATGCCCTAGTGACCCTGAAGACGTGCTCCAGGTTGGCCGAGTACATGGCCTGCCACGACTCGGGCGTCGACTCATGGAACCGGACCAGCGGCCGGTAGTCGCCGACGTTGTTCACCAGCACGTCGACCCGTCCATGCTCGCCCATGACTGCGACACGGAGGTCCTCGACCTCGGCATCGGATGCCACGTCGACCACGTGGACCCGTGCCGTCCCACCGGTCGCCTCGATGTCCTCGACGGCGGCCGCCGCCCGGTGGGGGTCGATCTCGACGATCTCGACCAGGGCACCGTGCTCCGCGAACAGTCGGGAGATCGCTCTGCCGATCCCCGATCCACCACCGGTCACCACGGCCACCCGACCGTCCAGCAGGCGGCTCCAGTCGTCAATCTCCGGGACCCGCTCCGGGCCCTGTGCCAGCCCCCCGGACGGTTCGGACTGGGAGGGAGCCTCCCCGGAGGGGCGTGTCACCCCGACGCCGCCACATCACGCAGGGCGTCGAGGAGCCTGTCGACGTCGTCGTCGGTCGTGTAGACGCTGATCCCGGCCCTGACTGCGCCGGCCTCGGCGTCCAGCCCCAGCGGGAGCATGGCCTCCACGGCGTAGTTGTGGCCGTCCCAGACCGCCACCCGGTCGGTGGCCAAGCGTTCAGCGACCGCCACTGGAGATAGGCCGTCGACCTCGAACATCAGCGTGGGTGCCCGGTCAACGGTGTCCTGTGGCCCCACCACCCGGACCCCGTCGATCCCGTGCAGGCCGTCCAGCAGGCGTGCGAACCGCAGCGCCTCGTGGGCGACGATCCTGTCCATCCCGGTCTCCAGCAGGAAGCGGGCCGCTGCGTCGATCCCGGCCAGCGCCTCCCACGACGGCGTGCCGTACTGCAGGCGCCCCGGACCGGAGTCCGGAGCGGGGCGCACCTTGTAGACATCCATCGAGTCCAGCAGGTCGGGCTCCACCCACATGACCCCGGCGTGGGGGCCGTACCACTTGTACGACGACGTGGTGAAGACGTCACACCCGATGGCGGCGACATCGACCACGTGGTGCGGGGTGAGGTGGACGCCATCCACCACCACCCGGGCTCCCACGGCGTGGGCAGCCGCGGTGACGGCCGCCGTGTCGGGAATAGTCCCCACCGCGTTCGAGGATCCGGTCACCGCCACCCACCGGGTGGCCGGGCCGATCAGGTCGGTCACCGCGTCGACCGGCAACCGGCCGGTGGTCGGATCCAACTCGGCCATGCGCACGGTGGCACCCGTGTCCCGGGCCAGCAGCAGCCACGGCGACACGTTGGAGTCGTGGTCCAGGGTGGTGCAGACGATCTCGTCGCCCGGCCCGAGCCCCCGACCGATGGCCCGGGTGAGGGCCATCATGTTGGACGTGGTGCTCGGCCCGAAGACCATTCCGCCGGGACCGGCGCCCAGCAGTTCGCCCATGGTGGTGCTCACCGTCTCCACCAGGGCGTCGCAGGCCACCGCCGCTGCGAAGGAACCGTGCGAGTTGGCGTTGTTCCCGCTGCGCTGCCAGGCGGCGCCGGCATCGATCGCAGCATCCACGACCTGGGTGCCAGCCGGGCCGTCGAAACGGGCCCATTCCCCGGTCACCCCGGGAAATCGGTCCCGAATGTCGTGGAGGTCGTTCACCGTCGGGCACGCTAGTGGGCGACACCGAACGGAGAGGACCCCTGTGGAGGCCTGGGAACTGGATGCCAGAGAGCAGATCCGTGGCCTCGTGGCCGCCTACAACGCCCTCGGCGACCGCGGTCGCCTCGACGGCGTCATGGCCCTGTTCGCCCACGACGCCGTGATGGACATCGGCGACGGACGCACCTACGAGGGCGTGGACCAGATCCGCACGATCTTCACCGGGACCCGCGACTCGATTCTCGACGGCGGCGACGGCGACGGTCCGCGCTTCCTCCAGCACCACACGACCGGCCTACACGTCACCCTGGCCGGCCGCGACGAGGCCACCGGCCACGCCTACTTCACGGTGATGACCGACCGCGGCCTCGACCACTGGGGTCGCTACCAGGATGCCTACCGACCGGTGGGCGACGCCTGGCTGTTCGCCTCCCGTCGGGTCCGCATAGACGGCTACACGCCCAGCGGCTGGGCGGACGCACGCCTGAACGGACCGGCGAAGTGAGCACGCCCGCCGGCATGTCCGACGTCGAGCGCCTGGTAGCCGAGGCCGAGATCCGACAGCTGGTCGCCCGCTACGCGGTCGCGACCGACCGTCGCGACCTCGAGACCCTGGTGTCTCTGTTCGTCCCCGACGTGCGGGTCGGACGCGACTCCAGGGGCCACGAGGCCCTGAGGGAGACCTTCGACCGACAGCTCAGGACCGTCGGCACGACGGTGCTCAACGTCGGCACCCACCAGATCGACCTGGGCGGGCCGGACGACGCCACGGGCCACGTCTACTGCAAGGCCGAGATCCAGGACGGCGACCGCTGGATCCACCAGGCCATCCGGTACGACGACACGTACCGGCGGGTGAAGGGCGACTGGCGGTTCGTGCGCCGGCTGCACCGCCTCTTCTACGGCGCCGAGGTGGGCGTCAACCCGTTGGGGCTCCCGCCCGCTGACTGGCCCAGCCACCACGACGGCCTCGGCACCCTCCCCCACGAGGACCCGACCTGGCAGGCCTTCCAGGTGGCCGGGGGGGACGAGGCAGGCCCATGACCGGCACTCCCCCACAGTGACCAGCGACGACCTCTCCAAGCAGGTCGGACGCCAGATCGGCGACACGATCCTGGCTGGCTTCGTGGACTACATCGCCGGCTTCCGGAAGATCTCCCGTCGCGCCCAGCGACACTTCACGCAGCGCGAGTGGACCGAGCACGACGCCGACTCCCGGCAGCGGCTGGCCCTCCACCGCTCCTGCGTCGTCCAGGCGGTGGACCGCGTGCGACCGCTGCTGGACGGGGTGGCTGACGGACGGGGAACCTGGCGGACGGCACGGAACCACTACAAGCGCCGGATCGCCGACCGGTCCGACCTGACCCTCGCCGAGACCTTCTTCAACTCGGTGACACGTCGGACCTTCACCACGATCGGTGTGGACAACGACGTGGAACTCCGCTGGTTCGGGGCGACCACGGTTCCACGCGGTGAGGGTCGGGCCGAGCTGTTCGCCACGGCCAGCCGGGTCAGGGACACGTCGGCCATGGTGCGCCAGATCCTGGAGTCCTACGAGTTCGAGGCGCCCTGGGCCGACCTGGAGGACGACGCGCGACGGGTGGCCGCCCGCATGGACACCTTCCTCATCGAGGAGTGGGACAGCCTCGAGGCCGACGGCGTCGACATGCTGCGGCCCATCTTCTACCGGAACAAGGCCGCCTACCTGGTGGGCCGGCTCCGGCAGCTCAACCGGGTGACGCCAATCGTCTTCCCCATCCTCCACGGTCCCGACGGCCTCCGGGTCGACACCGTGCTGCTGACCGAGTCACAGGCCAGCAGGCTGTTCAGCTTCACCCGGTCGTACTTCTTCGTCGAGTGGCCCAACCCGTCAGAGCTGGTCGGCTTCCTCAAGTCGCTGCTCCCCATGAAGTCGCTGGCCGAGCTCTACACCGCCGTCGGGTTCCCCCAGCACGGCAAGACCAGCCTCTACCGGTCGCTCTACCGCCACCTCGACCACTCGCACGACAAGTTCGTCCGGGCTCGGGGCACGCCCGGCATGGTGATGTCGGTGTTCACGCTGGTCTCGTTCAACGTGGTCTTCAAGATCATCAGGGACCGGTTCGACCCACCCAAGAACACCACGCGTGACGCCGTGAAGCGTCGCTACGCGCTCGTCTACAACCACGACCGGGTGGGTCGGATGGTCGAGGCCTGGGAGTTCGAGAACCTCTCGTTCGAGAAGGACCGGTTCGACCCCGAGCTGCTGGAGGAACTGCTCGAGACGACCTCCGAGTCGGTACGACTGATCGGCGACCAGGTGGTGATCAGCCACGTCTACACCGAGCGACAGGTGTACCCCCTGAACCTGTACCTACGGGAGATGTCCACCGCCAAGGCGACGGCCGCGGCCATCGACTGGGGTTGGGCCATCAAGGACCTGGCGGCGGCCAACGTGTTCCCCGGTGACCTGTTCACCAAGAACTTCGGCGTGACCCGCCACGGCAACGTCGTCTTCTACGACTACGACGAGCTGACCCTCCTGGAGGAGTGCCGGTTCCGGTCCATTCCGCAGTCCGACGACCCGGCCGATGAGATGAGGCCCCAGCCGTGGTTCTCCATCGAGCCCGGCGACGTCTTCCCCGAACAGTTCCCGACATTCATGACCTTTCCACGCGACGTGTCCGGTGAGGTCCGGCGACGCTTCGACGAGGTCCACTCCGACCTGTACACGCCGGCCTTCTGGCAGGAGGTCCAGGCCAGCCTGGCCCGCCGCGACCTCCCGGACTTCTACCCGTACGTCGAGGACCTCAGATTCCGCCGCAGGCCCACAGAGGCCCTCGGTTAGGGTCGCACCGTGTCTCGCCCGATAGCCGTCGCCCCATCGGTCCTGCCCGTCGACTTCTCCCGCCTGGGCGACGAGTGCATCGCCCTGGAGAAGGCCGGCGTGGACCTCATCCACTGGGACGTCATGGACGGCGTGTTCGTACCCAACCTGACGTTCGGCCCGGACGTCATCGCCTCGACCCGCCACCTGGTCGACCTGGAGTTCGAGGCCCACCTGATGGTCGTGGACCCGGACCGGCTGGTCGACCGCTACGTGGACGCCGGCTGTTCGACCGTGCTGGTCCATGCCGAGGCCTGCGACCACCTGCACCGGACGCTCTCCCACATCGCCGACCTGGGGGCCACCCCGGGGGTCGCCCTGAACCCACACACACCGGCCGAGGTGATCCGCCACGTGC
This genomic interval carries:
- the rpe gene encoding ribulose-phosphate 3-epimerase — translated: MSRPIAVAPSVLPVDFSRLGDECIALEKAGVDLIHWDVMDGVFVPNLTFGPDVIASTRHLVDLEFEAHLMVVDPDRLVDRYVDAGCSTVLVHAEACDHLHRTLSHIADLGATPGVALNPHTPAEVIRHVRDLLGVVLVMTVNPGFGGQSYIGAMEPKVAEVATMLDGYDCALEVDGGIGPSTVADVVAAGADRLVSGSALFSDPEGLEHAVADLRGRAEAAQG
- the aceK gene encoding bifunctional isocitrate dehydrogenase kinase/phosphatase, giving the protein MTSDDLSKQVGRQIGDTILAGFVDYIAGFRKISRRAQRHFTQREWTEHDADSRQRLALHRSCVVQAVDRVRPLLDGVADGRGTWRTARNHYKRRIADRSDLTLAETFFNSVTRRTFTTIGVDNDVELRWFGATTVPRGEGRAELFATASRVRDTSAMVRQILESYEFEAPWADLEDDARRVAARMDTFLIEEWDSLEADGVDMLRPIFYRNKAAYLVGRLRQLNRVTPIVFPILHGPDGLRVDTVLLTESQASRLFSFTRSYFFVEWPNPSELVGFLKSLLPMKSLAELYTAVGFPQHGKTSLYRSLYRHLDHSHDKFVRARGTPGMVMSVFTLVSFNVVFKIIRDRFDPPKNTTRDAVKRRYALVYNHDRVGRMVEAWEFENLSFEKDRFDPELLEELLETTSESVRLIGDQVVISHVYTERQVYPLNLYLREMSTAKATAAAIDWGWAIKDLAAANVFPGDLFTKNFGVTRHGNVVFYDYDELTLLEECRFRSIPQSDDPADEMRPQPWFSIEPGDVFPEQFPTFMTFPRDVSGEVRRRFDEVHSDLYTPAFWQEVQASLARRDLPDFYPYVEDLRFRRRPTEALG